In a genomic window of Microbacterium amylolyticum:
- the glgB gene encoding 1,4-alpha-glucan branching protein GlgB: MGVDSDDGDFSTGSRGGNGMTIGAAPIPDDVLAMIAEGRHGDPHVVLGGHPYDGGVTVRVLKPLADAVVVRFSGGDVSLVHEAHGIWVGVLPVPEVPDYRVVVNYADGVAHELDDPYRFLPTVSDLDLYLFGEGRHEELWRALGARTMTIGEVSGTAFAVWAPNARAVRLKSESNGWDGREHPMRQLGTSGVWELFVPGIGMGAHYKYAILSAAGEWLERADPMASWAEVPPATASRVHTSSYVWGDEAWLVRRAKKQAIHEPMSIYEVHLGSWRRGLSYEQLADQLVAHVRETGFTHVELMPVMQHPFGGSWGYHVTGYYAPDSRFGDPDGLRLLIDRLHQADIGVILDWVPGHFATDEWALARFDGEPLYEDPNPQRGWHKEWGSHIFNFGRHEVRNFLVANALHWLEEFHADGLRVDGVASMLYLDYSREDGEWSPNAYGGRENLEAVALLQELTATAYRRNPGTTIIAEESTAWPGVTKPTDHGGLGFGFKWNMGWMHDTLEYVSHDPIHRSYHHHEMTFAAMYGWSENYVLPLSHDEVVHGKGSILSKVPGDRWRQLATARALYGFMWAFPGKQLLFMGSEFAQESEWAESRELDWWLLDLPDHRGVLSALSDLNARYRETPALWAWEDDPRTFSWIDGDAAGHNVFSFVRRSSDSDDASQLVCVSNFAAMPHHGFRLGLPHTGVWEEIVNTDATQYAGSGVGNLGRIEAVAGEHNGQPARADISIPPLATVWFRARG, encoded by the coding sequence ATGGGTGTCGATTCCGATGACGGCGATTTCTCGACTGGGTCGCGCGGAGGAAACGGCATGACGATTGGCGCAGCTCCCATTCCGGACGACGTTCTGGCGATGATCGCCGAGGGACGCCATGGTGATCCTCACGTTGTTCTCGGCGGGCACCCCTATGACGGGGGCGTCACAGTGCGCGTGCTGAAGCCGCTTGCCGACGCCGTCGTGGTGCGTTTCTCGGGCGGCGATGTTTCCCTCGTCCACGAGGCGCACGGCATTTGGGTGGGGGTTCTTCCCGTCCCTGAGGTGCCGGACTACCGCGTGGTGGTGAACTACGCGGATGGTGTCGCCCACGAGCTGGACGACCCGTACCGCTTCCTGCCGACGGTGAGTGATCTTGATCTGTACCTGTTCGGTGAGGGGCGACACGAGGAGCTCTGGCGGGCGCTCGGCGCACGCACGATGACGATCGGTGAGGTGTCGGGGACGGCGTTCGCCGTGTGGGCACCCAACGCACGGGCCGTGCGCCTGAAGTCCGAGAGCAACGGCTGGGACGGTCGCGAGCACCCGATGCGTCAGCTGGGCACCTCCGGTGTCTGGGAGCTGTTCGTTCCCGGAATCGGCATGGGTGCGCACTACAAGTACGCGATTCTGTCGGCGGCCGGAGAGTGGCTCGAACGCGCCGACCCGATGGCATCGTGGGCCGAGGTTCCCCCCGCAACAGCCAGTCGGGTTCACACCTCGTCCTATGTGTGGGGTGACGAAGCCTGGCTGGTGCGGCGCGCCAAGAAACAGGCCATTCACGAGCCCATGTCGATCTATGAGGTGCATCTCGGATCGTGGCGGCGCGGGCTCTCCTACGAGCAGCTTGCCGACCAGCTCGTCGCCCACGTGCGCGAGACCGGCTTCACCCACGTCGAGCTGATGCCCGTGATGCAGCACCCGTTCGGCGGATCGTGGGGCTACCACGTCACGGGGTACTACGCACCGGACAGCCGCTTCGGTGATCCCGATGGCCTGCGTTTGTTGATCGACCGCCTGCATCAGGCGGACATCGGCGTGATCCTGGACTGGGTGCCCGGTCACTTCGCCACTGATGAGTGGGCACTTGCGCGATTCGACGGAGAACCGCTCTACGAAGATCCCAATCCTCAGCGCGGCTGGCACAAGGAGTGGGGATCGCACATCTTCAACTTCGGCCGGCACGAGGTGCGGAACTTCCTCGTGGCCAACGCGCTGCACTGGCTGGAAGAGTTCCATGCCGATGGTCTGCGCGTTGACGGTGTCGCGTCGATGCTCTATCTCGATTACTCCCGTGAGGACGGCGAGTGGTCGCCCAATGCCTACGGAGGGCGCGAGAACCTGGAGGCGGTCGCGCTGTTGCAGGAGCTCACGGCAACGGCGTACCGGAGAAATCCCGGAACGACGATCATCGCCGAGGAGTCAACGGCGTGGCCGGGGGTCACAAAGCCGACCGACCACGGGGGGCTCGGATTCGGCTTCAAATGGAACATGGGCTGGATGCACGACACGCTTGAATACGTGTCGCATGACCCCATCCACCGCTCCTATCACCACCATGAGATGACGTTCGCGGCCATGTACGGGTGGAGCGAGAACTACGTTCTGCCGCTCTCCCACGACGAGGTTGTTCACGGCAAGGGATCGATCCTCAGCAAGGTTCCGGGCGACAGATGGCGACAGCTGGCAACCGCCCGCGCCCTGTACGGGTTCATGTGGGCGTTCCCCGGCAAACAGCTGCTGTTCATGGGAAGCGAGTTTGCGCAGGAGTCCGAGTGGGCCGAGTCCCGCGAACTCGACTGGTGGCTTCTCGATCTACCGGACCATCGCGGTGTGCTGAGCGCGTTGAGCGATCTCAACGCCCGCTACCGGGAAACGCCGGCGCTATGGGCCTGGGAGGACGACCCGCGCACCTTCTCATGGATTGACGGCGACGCCGCCGGGCACAATGTTTTCTCGTTTGTGCGCCGGTCCTCCGACAGCGACGACGCATCGCAACTGGTTTGCGTGTCGAACTTTGCGGCGATGCCGCACCACGGTTTCCGACTGGGACTGCCGCACACGGGCGTTTGGGAAGAGATCGTCAACACCGACGCCACGCAGTACGCCGGGAGCGGTGTTGGGAACCTCGGCCGTATCGAGGCCGTCGCGGGTGAGCACAATGGGCAGCCGGCCCGCGCCGACATCTCGATTCCGCCGCTGGCCACGGTGTGGTTCCGGGCGCGCGGATAG
- a CDS encoding adenine phosphoribosyltransferase → MTSSSIDRAESLIAATPDYPEPGVTFRDLSPLFADGDAMKAVCEELIAPFVGTFDIVGGIEARGFLLAGYIAATTGTGMLSIRKAGKLPKPAAAVSYALEYGTATIEAPGVLTAGERVLLVDDVLATGGTIAAARQLISDLGAETVGAAAILELDGLDGRDHAGPVHTLFHAPA, encoded by the coding sequence GTGACCAGCAGCTCGATCGACCGTGCCGAATCGCTTATCGCCGCCACCCCGGACTACCCCGAACCGGGGGTGACGTTCCGTGACCTGTCGCCGCTTTTCGCCGATGGTGACGCGATGAAGGCGGTGTGCGAGGAGCTGATTGCTCCGTTCGTGGGAACGTTCGACATCGTCGGAGGGATCGAGGCGCGCGGCTTCCTTCTCGCCGGGTACATCGCTGCCACAACGGGAACGGGCATGCTTTCGATCCGCAAGGCGGGCAAGCTTCCCAAGCCGGCCGCGGCGGTCTCGTACGCGCTGGAGTACGGAACGGCGACGATCGAGGCGCCGGGCGTTCTGACGGCGGGAGAGCGTGTCCTTCTCGTTGACGATGTTCTCGCAACGGGCGGAACCATCGCGGCCGCGCGCCAGCTGATTTCCGACCTCGGTGCCGAAACCGTGGGCGCCGCCGCGATTCTCGAGCTGGATGGTCTGGACGGTCGCGATCACGCGGGCCCCGTCCATACCCTCTTCCACGCGCCGGCCTGA
- a CDS encoding ROK family protein translates to MPENETTKNRAPALWSGAAPRTMGSRTTNEEVRQQNLSAVLRLARVDGPLSRSSIGTETGLNRSTVTALVNELLDLGLAREAETAPTGRVGRPSLGVAAEDSVVGLSIRAEPDAISVALVGLGGAVHSRVRHDLSSPPSPRRFVHIATSVVDGMRADIDRHYRLVGAGLAVPGLVDEMGTVLIAPPLGWKRESIASRLENSLGVQVTAGNDASVGAMAEARFGVGRGTNNLLYLGGSVHGIGGGLIFDGALLRGTSGFAGELGHTVVDPRGRRCACGRRGCLETEVNPARLLNLLGRRRLDEDELDIELGLTRDPAVRAELERQVDVLSLALTNFVNAFAPEAVVLSGYLGVLLATSRERLAQAVRVDPVGADGRAVRLERAHMRSRLMLLAPAELAFAPLLADPAALAPPR, encoded by the coding sequence ATGCCTGAGAACGAGACCACAAAAAACCGCGCTCCCGCGCTGTGGTCTGGCGCAGCCCCCCGGACGATGGGGTCACGCACGACCAACGAGGAGGTCCGCCAACAGAACCTGTCGGCCGTTCTCCGCCTCGCCCGCGTCGACGGCCCCCTGTCTCGATCGAGCATCGGCACCGAAACAGGACTCAACCGCTCGACCGTGACGGCGCTCGTGAATGAGCTCCTTGACCTCGGGCTCGCGCGCGAGGCGGAGACCGCTCCGACCGGTCGCGTCGGGCGCCCCTCTCTGGGCGTGGCCGCCGAAGACTCCGTCGTCGGCCTCAGCATTCGCGCCGAACCCGACGCCATCTCGGTCGCTCTCGTCGGCCTGGGCGGTGCCGTGCATTCACGCGTCCGCCACGACCTCTCGAGTCCGCCAAGCCCGCGCCGCTTCGTCCACATCGCCACGTCGGTTGTGGACGGAATGCGGGCAGACATCGATCGGCACTACCGACTCGTCGGGGCCGGCCTCGCCGTTCCCGGCCTGGTGGACGAGATGGGCACGGTGCTGATCGCACCGCCGCTCGGCTGGAAACGCGAGTCAATCGCGTCCCGCCTCGAGAACTCCCTCGGCGTGCAGGTCACGGCCGGAAACGATGCGAGCGTCGGGGCCATGGCGGAAGCTCGCTTCGGCGTCGGCCGCGGCACCAACAACCTGCTGTATCTCGGTGGCTCCGTGCACGGAATCGGCGGGGGTCTGATCTTCGACGGGGCTCTCCTGCGCGGTACCTCCGGCTTCGCGGGCGAGCTGGGGCACACGGTGGTCGATCCCCGCGGACGACGATGCGCATGCGGTCGGCGCGGATGCCTCGAGACCGAGGTCAATCCAGCGCGTCTGCTGAACCTCCTTGGCCGCCGCCGACTCGACGAGGACGAGCTCGACATCGAGCTCGGTCTCACGCGCGACCCCGCCGTGCGCGCGGAGCTCGAACGACAGGTCGACGTTTTGTCACTCGCGCTGACGAACTTCGTCAACGCGTTCGCCCCGGAAGCGGTTGTGCTCTCCGGTTATCTGGGCGTCCTCCTCGCGACCAGCCGGGAGCGCCTCGCGCAGGCCGTTCGCGTTGATCCCGTCGGGGCAGACGGGCGGGCCGTGCGCCTCGAACGAGCACACATGCGCTCCCGCCTCATGCTTCTCGCGCCCGCGGAGCTCGCGTTCGCTCCGCTCCTCGCCGATCCCGCCGCGCTCGCCCCGCCGAGGTAG
- a CDS encoding ATP-binding cassette domain-containing protein: protein MSDHILSAVDITMRFPGVAALSNVSLDVRAGEVHAICGENGAGKSTLMNVLSGVHPAGSFDGTIRFDGRDVLFRSLRESEAEGIVVIHQELALVPQLSIAENIHLGNEITRGGLIDWEQTALRAAELLARVGLDENPLTPVGELGIGGQQLIAIARALAKNVRLLILDEPTAALTDSDSERLLAIIEQLRSQGITCIVISHKLREVLRIADTITVLRDGTTIETMRADNPETDENHIIRAMVGRDLDSLFPPREPDIGEEVFRVENWTVHHSADRRRTVVDDVSLSVRAGEIIGLAGLMGSGRTALAMSIFGRSAGSAISGTAYKRGERIDLRSVSQAIEHGIAYATEDRRQFGLNLIGDIQANVSAAAITRLSHAGIVDHFREHKVADAYRYKLNIKTPNVAAITGDLSGGNQQKVVLSKWMFTNPDVLILDEPTRGIDVGAKYEIYGIINELAAQGRAIIVISSELPEVIGLSDRIYAFRGGRITAEVDRADATQDLLMRYLTAES from the coding sequence ATGTCTGACCACATCCTCAGCGCGGTGGACATCACCATGCGCTTCCCCGGCGTGGCAGCGCTGTCGAATGTCTCCCTCGACGTTCGCGCCGGTGAAGTTCACGCCATCTGCGGCGAAAACGGCGCCGGAAAGTCAACGCTGATGAACGTCCTCAGCGGCGTGCACCCGGCCGGTTCTTTCGACGGAACCATCCGCTTCGACGGACGCGATGTGCTCTTCCGATCGCTCCGCGAAAGCGAAGCAGAGGGCATCGTCGTCATCCACCAAGAACTCGCCCTTGTCCCTCAGCTGTCCATCGCAGAGAACATCCATCTCGGAAACGAGATCACGCGCGGCGGCCTCATCGACTGGGAACAGACCGCCCTGCGCGCCGCCGAGCTGCTCGCACGCGTTGGGCTCGACGAGAACCCCCTGACCCCCGTGGGCGAGCTCGGCATCGGCGGGCAACAGCTGATCGCCATCGCACGGGCACTGGCGAAAAACGTTCGTCTCCTCATCCTCGACGAGCCCACGGCCGCCCTGACCGATAGCGATTCCGAGCGCCTCCTGGCGATCATCGAACAACTGCGCTCACAGGGCATCACGTGCATCGTGATCTCCCACAAGTTGCGCGAGGTGCTCCGCATCGCCGACACGATCACGGTGCTCCGCGATGGCACGACAATCGAGACGATGCGCGCGGACAACCCCGAAACCGACGAGAACCACATCATTCGGGCGATGGTCGGACGAGATCTCGACAGCCTCTTCCCACCGCGCGAACCGGACATCGGCGAAGAGGTGTTCCGGGTCGAGAACTGGACCGTTCACCACTCTGCCGACCGCCGTCGCACCGTCGTGGACGACGTCAGTCTGTCTGTTCGAGCGGGAGAAATCATCGGGCTCGCCGGGCTCATGGGCTCCGGGCGAACCGCGCTGGCGATGAGTATCTTCGGGCGCTCCGCCGGCTCCGCCATCAGCGGAACCGCATACAAGCGCGGTGAGCGCATCGATCTGCGCAGCGTCTCGCAGGCGATCGAGCACGGAATCGCCTACGCAACAGAAGATCGCCGCCAGTTCGGGCTCAATCTCATCGGCGATATTCAGGCGAACGTCTCGGCCGCCGCGATCACGCGACTGTCGCACGCCGGCATCGTCGATCATTTCCGCGAGCACAAGGTCGCCGACGCCTACCGATACAAACTGAACATCAAAACACCGAATGTCGCCGCCATCACCGGAGACCTCTCCGGCGGCAATCAGCAGAAGGTCGTCCTGTCGAAGTGGATGTTCACCAATCCCGACGTGCTGATCCTCGACGAACCCACCCGGGGAATCGACGTGGGCGCAAAGTACGAGATCTACGGAATCATCAACGAGCTCGCCGCACAGGGACGAGCGATCATCGTGATCTCCTCGGAACTGCCCGAAGTGATCGGGCTGTCCGATCGCATCTACGCATTCCGCGGCGGCAGAATCACCGCCGAGGTGGATCGTGCCGACGCGACCCAAGACCTCCTCATGCGCTACCTGACGGCCGAGTCATGA
- the chvE gene encoding multiple monosaccharide ABC transporter substrate-binding protein, which produces MKRTALRPIALTGAAVLALGLTACSTDSPETGDAGNGGADVQEMTVGVAMPTETSERWIADGEAVESQLEAAGYDVDLQFAGDDISTQQQQIEQMITNGADILIVASIDGTALASQLEAASDRGIPVIAYDRLINGTEAVDFYVTFDNYEVGVQQAQSLLRGLGYLDESYQDTGLEDEKIIEVFAGSPDDNNTGFFYGGAMDTLEPFLEDGRLTIGSGQRTLDQVATLRWDQATAQRRMEDLLTSTYSGGSGQLDGVLSPYDGISRGIITALQNAGYGDSIESGLPVVSGQDSEIASVKMIADGVQFASIFKDTRKLATQAVEAASSYAEAQEPEANDTETYDNGVKVVPSYLLESDIVVADNIDSLLVETGYWTESEVASGLAD; this is translated from the coding sequence ATGAAGCGCACAGCTCTGCGACCGATCGCCCTCACCGGCGCCGCGGTCCTCGCACTCGGCCTGACCGCGTGCTCCACCGACTCCCCCGAAACAGGCGATGCGGGCAACGGCGGTGCCGATGTTCAGGAGATGACCGTCGGCGTTGCCATGCCCACCGAAACCTCCGAGCGCTGGATCGCCGATGGCGAGGCCGTTGAATCGCAGCTCGAAGCAGCCGGATACGACGTCGACCTGCAGTTCGCTGGCGATGACATCTCGACGCAGCAGCAGCAGATCGAGCAGATGATCACGAACGGCGCGGACATCCTGATCGTCGCCTCGATCGATGGAACGGCCCTTGCGAGCCAGCTCGAAGCGGCATCCGACCGCGGCATCCCCGTCATCGCCTACGACCGCCTCATCAACGGCACCGAGGCTGTCGACTTCTACGTGACGTTCGACAACTACGAGGTGGGTGTGCAGCAGGCACAGTCGCTTCTGCGCGGCCTCGGCTACCTCGACGAGAGCTACCAGGACACGGGCCTGGAAGACGAGAAGATCATCGAGGTCTTCGCGGGATCACCCGACGACAACAACACGGGCTTTTTCTACGGTGGCGCGATGGACACCCTCGAGCCCTTCCTCGAGGACGGTCGCCTGACGATCGGCTCCGGCCAGCGCACACTGGACCAGGTGGCAACGCTGCGCTGGGACCAGGCAACGGCACAGCGCCGCATGGAAGACCTCCTCACCTCCACCTACAGCGGTGGTTCGGGTCAGCTCGACGGCGTTCTGTCTCCCTACGACGGCATCTCGCGCGGCATCATCACAGCCCTGCAGAACGCCGGCTACGGCGACTCGATCGAGAGCGGCCTTCCCGTCGTCTCCGGCCAGGACTCCGAGATCGCCTCGGTGAAGATGATTGCCGACGGCGTGCAGTTCGCGTCGATCTTCAAGGACACCCGCAAGCTGGCAACGCAGGCCGTTGAAGCCGCATCCTCCTACGCCGAGGCCCAGGAGCCGGAAGCGAACGACACCGAGACGTACGACAACGGCGTGAAGGTCGTTCCCTCGTACCTGCTCGAGTCCGACATCGTCGTTGCC